The Candidatus Binatia bacterium DNA segment GTCGTTGACGTCGGCCAGCACGACGGAGGCTCCCTCGTAGGCGAACAGCCGGGCCGTCGCTTCGCCGATTCCGCTCGCGGCGCCGGTGATTACTGCAATCTTTCCTTCGAGTCTTGCCATCGTCTCCTCTGTGGAACATCCGCGACAGGTACGAATGAGCGGCGTCGTTGCGGCGTCGTCATGCGGCCTGTCCCGCATTCACGCTTTGGAACGTGTACCTGCCCCCGAATCTCGCAAGGACTTTCCGCTCAGACCAGCAGCGACCGGTCGAGCGCGGCCGGATTGGCCGCTCCGCAAAGCGCCATCGCGATGTCGCATTCTTCACCGAGCATCGTCAGCAGGCGCGCGACGCCGCGCTCACCGGCCGAGGCCAGCGCCCATATTACCGGCCGCCCGATCGCGACCGCGCGCGCGCCGAGAGCCAGCGCCTTGATGACGTCGCTGCCGCGCCGCACGCCGCCGTCCAGATAGACTTCCGCGCGTCCCGCGACCGCGTCGACGACGCTTTCGAGGACGTCCATCGTTGCCGGCGAGCCGTCGAGCTGGCGGCCGCCGTGATTCGACACGAACACGGCAGCGGCGCCGTGCGCGACGGCGAGCCTTGCATCGTCGGCGTGCAGGATTCCCTTGACGACGACGGGCAGCGACGTCGATTCGACGAGATTCGCGAAGTCGTTCCAGTCGAGCGACGCATCGAGCAGCGAGTTGATGTAGCTGGCAAGCCCCGACGTTGCCGGCGCGCTGCCCGGCATGCGCTGGTGCCCGGCATCGGCAAGGTTGGCCAGCACGAGGTCGTCGGGAAGCGAGAAGCCGTTTCGCATGTCACGATAGCGTCTTCCCCACACCTGGCCGTCCACCGTCAGCACGAGCGCGCCGTAACCGGAGGCTTCGGCGCGCCGCACCAGCTCGGCGGTAAGCCCGCGGTCCTTGTACACGTAGAGCTGGAACCAGCGCGGTCCGCCGCGGCCCGCCGTCGCGATCTCTTCGAGCGACGTCGTAGCCATCGTGCTCGCGATCATCAGCGCGCCGGCGCGCGCCGCTGCGCGCGCCGTGGCCAGCTCGCCGTCCTGGTGCGCGAGCTTCTGCATCGCGACCGGTGCGATCATTACCGGCATCGACACGGTCTGGCCGAGCACGGTGGTCTGCAGGCTGCGCGCCGAGACGTCGCGCAGAACGCGGCCGAGAAGGCGGTAACGCGCGAACGCGTCGCGGTTGTCGCGCAAGGTCGCTTCGTCGCAGGCGCCGCCGGCGAAATAGTCGTACGCATCGCGCGGCAGGAACTGGCGCGCAGTCTCCTCGAAATCGTCCGGCTGGATAGGCTGGGAGCGCTCGGGCTGCTTCATGCGCGGTTCCTCTTCACGAGCGCCGCCAACGCCGACTCCGCAAAGACGGCCGACGACAGCCCCGCCAGCACCGTCGATGGCGATGGGAACACTTCGCTTCGCGCCGCCCGGAGCGATTGTGACGATTTCATGACAGCAGTCCCTTGCCGGGCACGTGGTTCATTTCGAGGCGGATGCCGTCGGGATCCTCGAACAGCACCGAGTAGTAGCCGGGAGCCCACGCGCCGTCTTTCGGAGCGTGCACGACCGTCGCGCCGATCTCGACGAGGAAGTCGTGGAGAAGGTCGACGTCCTCGCGCTCGCGGGCTCGGAAGCAGACATGGTGAAGGCCGATACGTTCCTGGACGAAACGCTCGCCCGAATAACGCGAATCGCCGGCGCGGACACCGAAAGCGGTGCGGCCGCCGACACAGTAGTAATAGCCGTCGGCGTCGAGCACGGGTTTCATGCCGAGGAACGGCAGCAGCCTGGAGTAGAACTCGCGCGAGCGCTCGAAGTTGCTGGCAGTGACGAAGGTATGGGCAACACCGTTGATTTCCACGCCTTTCCCCGGGGCCGGTCGGCGAGGCCAGGTGCGCTGCCGACGCGGGCGAGGAGTTAGCCCGGGCCGGCCTCCCAGGCCAGCGCCGCGTCGCGAAATATTTTTTTGCAGACGCCGCGCAAGCATTCCCTGGGGCGCCCTTCGGAGTTATGCTCCGGGCGCTCCGAAGCGAGAGAGTCTGCGGTTCGTTTGGCCTGTGGCTTCTCGCCATCTGACTGGTCCGGCTGGCGGGGAAAGCGGGCGGCGTCGTTCGAATGCTCAAGGTCCGGAGGGCCGCCACTCTGCGGCGATCCGGACGAGGTTTCTCCCCCGTGACCTCAGCGGACGGGACCTCCCCCCGTCGCGAGCGGCGCCGCCTCCTTCTCTAAATCCATAAAAGGGAACGTACTCTGGCGGGCGAGGCGGCGGGCGGTCTCCCTTCCGATTCCGGTCGAGCAGCCGGTGATGAGCACGGCACGGGACGGGGTCGAAGCCATCGGTATCTCCTTGGTTTTCGGGGAGGAATGATCGTTCCGCTCCGGTCAGTCAAGCAGATGGGATGGCGCGGATGCCGTGGAGCGTGGTCGTTCTGCCTTCCGCGGGCCGGCCGTGCTGGTACTCTTGCGCCCTCGGTGCCGGATGCCCGGCCGCCGCGGAGGAAGCGATGACGATTGCCGAAGTATCCCGCCAGGCGGCTGCGCCTCACCGCCACTCGTATCGCGCCTTCGATCCCCTGCTGTCGGTCGCCGACGCCGCTTCGATCGTCGATCTTTGCCACCGCTACGGCAGCTACAAGATGTACTCGGAGGAGCCGACCTTCGAAGGGCTCGGTCACGGCTACCCCGCGCGTTACGATGCCGCGCGCAACTTCGTCCTTACCGGCGGACGCTTCGCGCGCAGCGAACCGATTGCGACGCTCGCGGCGCGAACGAACTACTTTCGCGAAACGTACGCGTACGGCGACGAGATCGTCGCACCGGGCATCGAGCCGTATCTTCACCACGAAGGATTCGTCGCGGCCGCGCGCGAGTTGTTCGGGCGCCCGGTCATCGTGCCCGCCATCGTCTACGCAAACCTGCTCGTGCCGGGGCAGGAGCTCGCGATCCACACGGACGTTCCCGAGTTCCGCGGCGTGAGCCGCAAGAAGCATCCCCAGTGGCTGATCGTCGCGATGCACCACAGCGGCCTGTTCGAGGAGTTCCGCATGCCGATCGCGACGGCAGTGGCGTGGTACCACGACTGCTGCGGAGGCGAGTTCGCGTTCTATCCGGACGGCGCCGATGCGGCCCCGGTCGCGCACCAGGTGCGCTTCAACACCGCGCTGCTGATGGACACCGACTCGGTATTCCACGGCGTGGACCGCGTGCGCGAGACTCAAGTTTCCGTGGACGGGCTGAGGCCCGGGATGCGCCTTACCCACACCGGCGACCGGGCCTGGGCGGTGCGCGACGGCGATCGCGAAGTGTCGCATTACCGCTGGGAAGACCTGCGTTTTTCGGTGTCATGGAAGGCCTACTGTTTCGAGAGCGAGCAGGAGCGTCGCGCGTGGGCCCGGCACTCGAGCGACCTTGCGGTGGACTTCGTCGTCGACCGCATGCTCGAGGACCTGCGTGCGCGCGGGATTCTCGACGGGCCGCGCCCGGCCGATCCCCAGCTCGTCGAATTGCTGATCGACTCGTACATCCGTTTCCCGAAGCCGGCGGTGCAGTAGCGCGCGGACGGCTGCGCCCCGAGCCCGCGCGACTGGACGCGGCCCGGGCAACG contains these protein-coding regions:
- a CDS encoding alpha-hydroxy acid oxidase encodes the protein MKQPERSQPIQPDDFEETARQFLPRDAYDYFAGGACDEATLRDNRDAFARYRLLGRVLRDVSARSLQTTVLGQTVSMPVMIAPVAMQKLAHQDGELATARAAARAGALMIASTMATTSLEEIATAGRGGPRWFQLYVYKDRGLTAELVRRAEASGYGALVLTVDGQVWGRRYRDMRNGFSLPDDLVLANLADAGHQRMPGSAPATSGLASYINSLLDASLDWNDFANLVESTSLPVVVKGILHADDARLAVAHGAAAVFVSNHGGRQLDGSPATMDVLESVVDAVAGRAEVYLDGGVRRGSDVIKALALGARAVAIGRPVIWALASAGERGVARLLTMLGEECDIAMALCGAANPAALDRSLLV
- a CDS encoding VOC family protein, whose amino-acid sequence is MEINGVAHTFVTASNFERSREFYSRLLPFLGMKPVLDADGYYYCVGGRTAFGVRAGDSRYSGERFVQERIGLHHVCFRAREREDVDLLHDFLVEIGATVVHAPKDGAWAPGYYSVLFEDPDGIRLEMNHVPGKGLLS